The Aquitalea magnusonii region TTCAGGCAGAAAAAAGGCTCACTGTTGTGAGCCTTCATGTTCTGCCAACGGTATTACAGCCAGCATTTGCGGTAGCTGTCACGTTCCATCTGACAGACTTCCACGCAAAGCTGGGTGCCGGTGGGGCCTTGAATCTGTTGTTGCAAGACGGGTAGCAGGCTGTCGGAGAGTTGCTGGCGGGCAGGCAAGTCGCGACCGCTCAGGATATGGAGTTGCAGGTGTACAAACGGGGCGCTACCCGGTGTGGTGCCGGTCAGCCAGTCTTGCAACAGAATGGCGCGGCTCTTGATGTCTTCTGCCTGAAACTGGCCGCTGGCCAATAGCGTCTGGTTGATGGCCAGCAAGGTGGCGGGGACATCCAGCTTAAGCCCGCTGCTGTATTGCATGATGACTTGCGGCATGTCAGCTGGCTTTCTTTTTCAGTTGGTAACACTGGTGAATCTTGCGGTTGCGGAAGTCTTCCGGTACGGACTGCCCGCTGATATCGCGGATGTGATAGTCCTCGGCCAGACGTTCATCCAGCACGAAGCTGCGCAGATTATTGGAGAAGTACAAGGTACCGCCCGGTGCCAGCAACGCCATGGCGTAGTCGATAAGCCAGACGTGGTCGCGCTGGACGTCCAGGATATCCAGCATTTTCTTGGAATTGGAGAAGGTGGGCGGGTCCATCACGATGAGGTCGAACTGCTTGCCCTCGTCCACTGCTTGTTCCAGATACTGAAAGACATCGGCACGCACCAGTTGATGGCGGGCGAGATCCAGTCCGTTCAACTCGAAGTTGCGGCGCGACCAGTCCTGATAGGTATTGGACATGTCCACCGTTTCGGAACTGACGGCACCACCGGCACCGGCGTAGACGGTGAAGCTGCCGGTATAGGCAAACAGATTGAGAAAGCGCTTGCCAGCGGCTTCTTCACGCACGCGTTTGCGGGTGTTGCGGTGATCCAGAAACAAGCCGGTGTCCAGATAGGCATCCAGATTGACGATGAAGCGCTGGCCGAACTCCTGCACGATGAAGTCATCCCCCAGCTTGCCCACTTTTTCGTACTGGCTGGCACCCTTCTGGCGACGACGGCTTTTCAGGGTGATGGCGGATTCATCCCGTCCGGTGACTTCGGCAATGGCAGCCATGATGGCGGCAATCCATTGCTGATAGACCTCGTCATCCATTTCCCAGCCGGTGTCGTACTCCTGCAGATGCACCCGGTCGCCGTACAGGTCTACCGCCAGCGGAAACTGCGGTACGTCCTTGTCGTAGACACGCCAGGCATCCAGCCCCTGACGGGAGGCCCACTTGGCGTAGTGCTTGTAATTTTTCTGCAGCCGGTTGGCAAAGGCGGAGACATCGACCATAACATTCCTTGGCGACAGCAGCCGGGGTGGCACTGCCGGGTAATTCATTCGGACAAAAACAAAACGCGCGCCAGCATAAGCGACCGGCGCGCGCATCAGCAAGTCCCGCCTTACCGCCTATTCCGGCTGGTACATGGCAATCAGCTTGCGATAGACCGGCTCGGGCAGATACTGGCGGATCATGTTCTGCCAGCCACGCGGACCGACCAGGCCCTTGACCATGGTGGAGGACACTTCGGCATATTCCCGCGGCGGCAGCAGGAAGATGGTGGTGATGTCCGGGTGCAGGTCGGAATTGATATAACGCATGGTGCGTTCGTATTCGTAGTCGCTGGCGGTGCGAATACCGCGAATGATGTAGTTGGCACCAATGCTCTGGGCGTAGTTCACCAGAAACTGGTTTTCGAATACATCAACCCGCAGCTTGCTGAAGCCACGTGTGACGGCACGCAGCATCTCGACGCGCTCGTCCACACTGAAGGTACAGTGCTTCTCCGGGTTCACGCCGACTGCCACGATGAGTTCGTCGAACAGCTCTACGGCTTCGCGAATCATCCACAAGTGACCGTTGGTGACCGGGTCGAAACTTCCGGCATACACGGCTCTTTTCACTTCTCGTTTTCCTTTGGATGTGTGTGCCATGGCGACTGTATCGTGCAGTAGTGGGAGGGTAAAGGCATTTTTGTTGCGCTGCGCCAAAAATGCGGCATAACAGCAGGGTTTTGCGTCATTTACATCATGATTGCAGATCATTCTGGTGCAAGAAGCAAGAAAGGCCGACACAAAGCCGGCCTTCAGCAGTAAAACCGCACCGGAATGGGTCAGCTATTGATGTTTTCCGCGTGATGGCAGGCCACCATGCGCGCATCCAGCGCACGCAATTCCGGCACTTCCTGCTGGCAACGCTCGTTGGCAAACGGGCAGCGTTTGTGGAAGGTGCAGCCGGACGGCGGATTGAGCGGGCTGGGCAACTCGCCGTGGATCTTGATCTTGATGCGCCGGTCTTCCGGATGAATGGAAGGTGTAGCGGACAGCAAGGCCTGGGTATAAGGATGCAGCGGCCGGCCGTAAATCTTGCCCTTGGCGCCCACTTCCACCGCGCGACCCAGATACATCACCATCAGATCGTCCGCCACATGTTCCACCACCGCCAGATTGTGCGAGATGAACACATAGGCGGTGTTGAATTCTTCCTGCAGATCCATGAACAGGTTGAGCACCTGGGCCTGGATGGAAACGTCCAGTGCCGAAGTCGGCTCGTCTGCCACCACAATCTTGGGGTTGAGCATCATGGCGCGGGCAATGGCGATACGCTGGCGCTGGCCACCGGAGAACATGTGCGGGTAGCGGTAGTAATGTTCCGGACGCAGACCAACCCGCGTCATCATGGCGCGCACGCGCTCTTCACGCTCGCTGGCGGACAGGCTGGTATTGATGTCCAGCGGCTCGCCCAACTGGGTGCCAATCTTCTGGCGCGGGTTGAGCGAGGCGTAAGGGTTCTGAAACACCATCTGCACCTTGGTGCGCATGGCTTTCAGTTCGGCCTTGCCGGCCGTGGCGGCATCCTGCCCGTCCAGCAGCAGCGAACCGGAAGTCGGCGGCTCGATCAGCGTCAGCTGGCGTGCCAGCGTGGACTTGCCACAGCCGGATTCACCCACCACTGCCAGCGTCTTGCCAGCCTGCAATTCAAACGATACGCCGTTCAGCGCCTTGACCTGTGCCGACGGCTTGAGAAAACCCTGGGCCACATCGTAATAACGGGTGAGGTCCCGTGCCTGCAATACGGTACTCATCATGCCTCCTTGGCCGTAATCGGGTAGTGGCAGCGTACGACGCCACCGTCAATGGCGGTCAGGCCCGGTCGCTGGGCCTTGCACTTGTCCTGGACATAGGGACAGCGCGGAGACAACAGGCAGCCGCTTGGCCGGTCGTACTGCCCCGGCACGATGCCAGGCAGGGTGGACAGGCGGTGCGCGCCCTTGCTGTGTTCCGGAATGGACTTGAGCAACGCCTCGGTATACGGATGGGTGGGAGTGCGGAAGATGCCCGGCACCTTGGCCATTTCCGCCACTTGCCCGGCATACATCACCGCCACCTTGTGCGCCACTTCGGCCACCACGGCCAGGTCATGGGTAATCATGATCAGGGCCATGTTCTGGCTTTTCTGCAGATTGACCAGCAAGTCCATGATTTGCGCCTGGATGGTCACGTCCAGCGCGGTGGTGGGCTCGTCGGCAATCAGCAGCTTGGGATTACAGGCAATGGCCATGGCAATCACCACGCGCTGGCTCATGCCACCGGACAACTGGTGCGGGTAGGCATTCAGCCGGCTGGCCGCCGCCGGGATTTCCACCATCTCCATCAGTTCCAGCGCGCGCTGTTTCAGTGCGGCACCACGCAGGCCCTGGTGGATTTTCAGCACTTCCATGATCTGGTAACCCACGGTGTAGCTGGGGTTGAGCGAGGTCATCGGGTCCTGGAAGATCATGGCGATATCCTTGCCGACAATCTTGCGACGCTCGCGCGCCGAGATGGTGAGCAGGTTCTTGCCATCAAATTGCAGGGTGTCCGCCACAATGCGGCCCTGTCCTTCCAGCAGGCCCATCATGGCCATCATGGTGACGGACTTGCCCGAACCGGATTCGCCGACGATGCCGACGATTTCGCCCTGATTGACGCTCAGGTCCAGTCCTTCCACTGCGCGGAAGGGATTTTTTTCCGAACCGAACTCCACCGAGAGGTTCTTGATTTCCAGCAGACTCATACTTCCCTCCTCAGGCGGCGCGCTTCAGTTTCGGGTCCAGCGCATCGCGCAGGCCGTCACCCATCAGGTTGATGGCCAGTACCGACAGCAAAATGGTGAGACCAGGCAGCGACACCACCCACCAGGCACGTTCGATGTAATCACGGGCAGAGGCCAGCATGGTGCCCCACTCCGGTGTGGGCGGTTGCACGCCCAGCCCCAGGAAACCCAGTGCGGCAATTTCCAGAATGGCCGAGGAGAAGCTCATGGTGGCATGCACGATCAGCGGTGCCATGCAGTTGGGCAGCACGGTGTTGAACATCAGACGGAACAGACCGGCACCGGACACGCGCGAAGCGGTGACGTAGTCGCGGTTCAGTTCGGTCATGGCCGAAGCACGGGTGAGGCGCACATAGGCAGGCAGGGACACCGTGGCAATGGCAATCATGGCATTGAGCAGGCCCGGCCCCAGGATGGCCATGATGGCCACCGCCAGCAGCAAGGACGGCAAGGCCATCATGATGTCCATCACCCGCATGATCACGCCGCCCAGCACCTTGGGAAAGAAGGCCGCCAGCAAGCCCAGCACCACACCGGGCACCATGGCCAGCAGCACCGAGCACAGGCCGATGAACAGCGACAGGCGGGCACCGTAGATCAGGCGCGACAGGATGTCACGGCCCAGTTCATCGGTACCCAGCAGGAAGGCGCTGGAGCCGCCATCCAGCCAGGCCGGCGGCGTCAGCAGGTGGTCGCGGTATTGCTCGATGGGGCTGTACGGTGCCACCAGCGGGGCCAGCACGGCGCACAGCACCACGATGCTCATGAAGATCAGGCCGGCAACCGCGCCCTTGTTATAGGAAAAGCCCTGCCAGAATTCCTTGAGCGGCGAAGGATAGCTCAGTGCCGCATCTTCAGCGGGCACGGCAGCGTTCTGCATGTTTGCATTAGTCATGACGATACCTGCAAGCGTTATTTGGCGTGACGGATGCGCGGATTGGCAACACCGTACAAAACGTCCACGATGAAGTTGGTGATGATCACCAGCGTGGCCACGATCAGGATGCCGTTTTGCACCACCGGGTAGTCGCGGCGGCTGATGGCATCGATCAGCCACTTGCCGATGCCGGGCCAGGAGAAGATGGTTTCGGTCAGCACCGCGCCACCCATCAGCGTACCCACTTGCAGGCCGATCACCGTCAGTACCGGAATCAGCGCATTGCGCAGGGTATGCACAAAGATCACCCGCGCCGGCGACAGGCCCTTGGCCCGTGCGGTACGCACATAGTCTTCACGCAGCACTTCCAGCATGGAGGAGCGGGTCATCCGCGCAATCACCGCCAGCGGAATGGTACCCAGCACGATGGCAGGCAGGATCAGATGCATCAGCGCATCCTTGAAGGCACCGGCATTGGCGGACGGATCGGCCGCTTCGGCCAGCCAGGTGTCGATCAGCATGAAACCGGTGCGCGGCGTGATGTCGAAGGCCAGATCCAGCCGGCCGGAAACCGGGGTCCAGCCCAGCTTGACCGAGAAGAACATGATGAGGATCAGGCCCCACCAGAAAATCGGCATGGAAAAACCGGTGAGCGAAATGCCCATCACGCCATGGTCGAAGATGGAGCCGCGCTTGATGGCGGCAATCACCCCGGCCAGCAGGCCGAACACCACGGCAAAGGCCATGGCGGCCAGTGCCAGTTCCAGCGTGGCGGGGAACAGGGTCTTAAACTCGGTCCACACGCTGGTTTTGGTCACCAGCGACTCACCCAGATTGCCATGCAGCAAATTGCTGATGTAGTCGACGTATTGCGCGTACAGCGGCTTGTCCAGCCCCAGACGGTGCATGGCATCCGCATGCATTTGCGGGTCGAGCGTGCGCTCACCCACCATCACTTCCACCGGGTCGCCGGGGATCATGCGGATAAGGCCGAAGGTGAGCAAGGTAATGCCGAAGAACGTGGGAATCAGCAAACCCAGTCTGCGGAAAATGAAAGACAACATACGTACTTCTCCCGTGCATCCGGCCTGCTTTACAGCATGGCAGACGGACGCCGTTATTTCAGACCCAGATCCTGGATGGGAATGTCATGGAAACGGTAAGGGGAAACCAGCGGGGGAGTACGACAGAAAAACGTAAGGAGGTGTCGGGCAGAAGACGCAGGCTGAACCACCCACCTACATCAGCTACGCCTTCGCCACGACGGGATGAACAATAACACCCGTCAGTGGCCACGCCTTTGATACAGGTCAAGCCTGCCAGCGCGCGTTTGCACGCCACCCTGTTTTCGTTTTACTGCAGTTCTGCTGACAGACACTCCCGACCGGTTTCACCGGTAACGGCATTTCTTTATCTGACGTAAAGATATAGCCGTGCTCCATGCAAAACATCGGGGGCTTGCGCCCCCGATATCAGCCACTTCCCTGATGGGAAGCACACAGCATTACTTCAGGCTGACGCCATAGAAGGAGTTCAGACCGAAGGGGCTTACCTTGAAGCCAACCACCGACTTGGACATCGGCTGTACCACGGTGGAGTGGGCCACCGTGGTGTAAGGCAGTTGCTGTTTGTAGATTTCCTGTGCCTTCATGTACAGCTTGGTGCGCTCGGCCACATTGGTGGTGCGCTTGGCTTTTTGCAGCAGGTCTTCAAACGGCTTGTAGCACCACTTGGCAAAGTTGTTGCCGTTCAGGGCTTCGCAACCCAGTTGGGTGCCCAGCCAGTTGTCCGGATCGCCATTGTCACCGGTCCAGCCAATCAGCATGGCATCGTGTTCACCAGCCTTGGCGCGCTTGATGTACTCACCCCATTCGTAGGTGGTGATCTTGGCCTTGACGCCGATCTTGGCCCAGTCAGCCTGTACCATTTCGGCCATCAGCTTGGCATTGGGGTTGTACGGACGCTGTACCGGCATTGCCCACAGGGTGATGTCAAAGCCGTTCGGGTAGCCGGCCTTGGCCAACAGTGCCTTGGCTTTTTCCACACTGTACGGTGCATCCTTCAGGCTCTTGTTGTAGGACCACTGGGTCGGCGGCATCGGGTTGGTGGCAGCCTGGCCTGCACCCTGATACACGGCGTCGATGATGGCTTTCTTGTTGACAGCCATATCCAGCGCCTGACGCACTTCCAGCTTATCCAGCGGCTTGTGCTTCACGTTGTAGGCCAGGTAGCCCAGGTTGAAGCCGGCTTGCGAAATCACGTTCAGCTTGCTGTCGGCCTTCATGGCGGCGATGTCGGTCGGACGCGGGAAAGCGGTAATCTGGCATTCGCCAGCCTTCAGCTTCTGGAAACGTACGGACGGGTCGGTAGTGATGGCAAACACCAGGTTATCCACTTTCGGGCCATCCGCCTTGTCCCAGTACTGCTTGTTGGCAGCAAAGCGAATCTGCGCATCTTTCTGGTAGCGCTTGAAGATGAAGGGACCCGTGCCTACCGGCTGCTGGTTGATCAACTGCGGGGTGCCGGCCTTCAACAGCTTGTCGGCATATTCGGCCGACTGGATGGAGGCAAAGCTCATCGCCAGGTTCTGCAAGAAGGCCGCGTCAATGCTCTTTAGCGTGAACTTGACGGTATTGGCATCCAGCTTTTCTACCTTGGTGATGTTTTCATCCATGCCCATATCGGTGAAATACGGGAATTCGGTCGGATAGGCTTTGCGGAAGGGGTTGTTCTTATTGAGCATGCGGTCGAAGGTGAATACCACGTCGTCCGCATTGAAGTCACGGGTGGGCTTGAAGTAGTCAGTGGTCTGAATCTTCACGCCCTTGCGCAGATGGAAGGTGTAGGACAGGCCGTCGGCAGCGACGTCCCATTTTTCGGCCAGGCCCGGTACCACCTTGGTACCGCCACGCTGGAATTGCACCAGGCGGTTGAATACGGTTTCGGCAGAGGCATCAAAGTCGGTACCCGTGGTGTACTGACCCGGATCAAAACCGGCCGGGCTGCCTTCAGAGCAATATACGAGCGTTCCTGCAGCTTGTGCAGCCATCGAAGCCGAGGCGATCAGGCCTGCGGCCAGCAGCATTTTCTTTGCAGCTTGCATGGGTTCTTTCCTTTTCCTTTGTACAGACTTCGTGATTGTTATGTCGATTGTCCGATCTCGATGAAGCGCCTTGTGGGCCGCTTTGGTCGGATACATTATGCAGAGAGGGGCAGTTTGACAAGCACCCCTCTCGCATTTCTGATCATTTATTGCGCAAGTACGGTAGTTGTCAGCAGAAAACTAGCACTTTTTCACCACAACACACCCTACCGAGTAACCAGCGCCAAACGAAGAAATGACCCCGACATCGCCGGCCTGCAGGCCATCGCGGCACAGGTGGAAAGCAATGATCGAGCCAGCCGAGCTGGTATTGGCGTAGCGATCCAGAATGACTGGTGCTTCCTGCTCGCTGGCATCCCGTCCCAGCACACGGCGGGCAATCAGCTGATTCATCGCCAGATTGGCCTGATGCAGCCAGAAACGACTGACTTGCTGCGCAGCGATATCCAGTTGCTCAAGATGTTGCACGATGTGCTCGCCCACCATCGGACACACCTCCTTAAACACCTTGCGGCCCTGCTGCACAAACAGTTTGTCGACCTGACCAATCCCCTGCTCATCACAGCGATTCAGGAAGCCAAAGTTATTGCGGATGTTGTTGGAAAACACCGTAGCCAGCCGGGTACCCAGAATCTCGAACTGCTCGGCCGCAGTGGCCGACCCGGCAGCTTCCAGCACCAGCGCGGTGCAGGCATCACCAAAAATGAAATGACTGTCGCGATCACGGAAGTTAAGGTGGGCCGAACAGATTTCCGGGCTGATCACCAGCACGGCGCGCGCCTGACCGCTCTGAATGGCATTGACCGCGGTCTGGATACCGAAGGTGGCGGACGAGCAGGCCACATTCATATCGAAGGCATAGCCCTGCACACCCAGCGCCTGCTGGATTTCAATGGACACCGCCGGATAAGGGCGCTGCATATTGGAGCAAGCCACCAGCACCATGTCGATGTCGGCCGCCGTCCTGCCCGCCTGCGCCAGCGCCGCCGTGGCCGCGGCCACGCCCATTTCCGCCTGGATGGACAGCACATCATTACTGCGCTCGGGCAGATAAGGCGTCATCCGCGCCGGGTCCAGCACCCCATCCTTATCCATCAGAAAGCGCTGCTTGATGCCGGAGGCCTTCTCAATGAACTCGGCACTGGATTGGGCCAGTGCCACTACGCTGCCCGCAGCAATTTCCTCGGCATGTTGTGCATTCCAGTTGGCAACATACTGATTGAAGGCAATGACCAGTTCTTCATTGCTGACTGCATGCGGCGGCGTGAACAGCCCAGACCCGCTGATGACGACTTTCTTCATATTTTCTGTCTCTTTCTGACAAAGATGCCGCTACCGGCAGGCTGTCCGCTCCGGCAACAGCCAGAGAAAACACGGCATGCAACAGCAAGC contains the following coding sequences:
- a CDS encoding ABC transporter ATP-binding protein, whose translation is MSLLEIKNLSVEFGSEKNPFRAVEGLDLSVNQGEIVGIVGESGSGKSVTMMAMMGLLEGQGRIVADTLQFDGKNLLTISARERRKIVGKDIAMIFQDPMTSLNPSYTVGYQIMEVLKIHQGLRGAALKQRALELMEMVEIPAAASRLNAYPHQLSGGMSQRVVIAMAIACNPKLLIADEPTTALDVTIQAQIMDLLVNLQKSQNMALIMITHDLAVVAEVAHKVAVMYAGQVAEMAKVPGIFRTPTHPYTEALLKSIPEHSKGAHRLSTLPGIVPGQYDRPSGCLLSPRCPYVQDKCKAQRPGLTAIDGGVVRCHYPITAKEA
- a CDS encoding ABC transporter permease subunit, whose product is MLSFIFRRLGLLIPTFFGITLLTFGLIRMIPGDPVEVMVGERTLDPQMHADAMHRLGLDKPLYAQYVDYISNLLHGNLGESLVTKTSVWTEFKTLFPATLELALAAMAFAVVFGLLAGVIAAIKRGSIFDHGVMGISLTGFSMPIFWWGLILIMFFSVKLGWTPVSGRLDLAFDITPRTGFMLIDTWLAEAADPSANAGAFKDALMHLILPAIVLGTIPLAVIARMTRSSMLEVLREDYVRTARAKGLSPARVIFVHTLRNALIPVLTVIGLQVGTLMGGAVLTETIFSWPGIGKWLIDAISRRDYPVVQNGILIVATLVIITNFIVDVLYGVANPRIRHAK
- a CDS encoding class I SAM-dependent methyltransferase; this encodes MVDVSAFANRLQKNYKHYAKWASRQGLDAWRVYDKDVPQFPLAVDLYGDRVHLQEYDTGWEMDDEVYQQWIAAIMAAIAEVTGRDESAITLKSRRRQKGASQYEKVGKLGDDFIVQEFGQRFIVNLDAYLDTGLFLDHRNTRKRVREEAAGKRFLNLFAYTGSFTVYAGAGGAVSSETVDMSNTYQDWSRRNFELNGLDLARHQLVRADVFQYLEQAVDEGKQFDLIVMDPPTFSNSKKMLDILDVQRDHVWLIDYAMALLAPGGTLYFSNNLRSFVLDERLAEDYHIRDISGQSVPEDFRNRKIHQCYQLKKKAS
- a CDS encoding 5-carboxymethyl-2-hydroxymuconate Delta-isomerase; its protein translation is MPQVIMQYSSGLKLDVPATLLAINQTLLASGQFQAEDIKSRAILLQDWLTGTTPGSAPFVHLQLHILSGRDLPARQQLSDSLLPVLQQQIQGPTGTQLCVEVCQMERDSYRKCWL
- a CDS encoding ABC transporter permease subunit, whose product is MTNANMQNAAVPAEDAALSYPSPLKEFWQGFSYNKGAVAGLIFMSIVVLCAVLAPLVAPYSPIEQYRDHLLTPPAWLDGGSSAFLLGTDELGRDILSRLIYGARLSLFIGLCSVLLAMVPGVVLGLLAAFFPKVLGGVIMRVMDIMMALPSLLLAVAIMAILGPGLLNAMIAIATVSLPAYVRLTRASAMTELNRDYVTASRVSGAGLFRLMFNTVLPNCMAPLIVHATMSFSSAILEIAALGFLGLGVQPPTPEWGTMLASARDYIERAWWVVSLPGLTILLSVLAINLMGDGLRDALDPKLKRAA
- a CDS encoding ABC transporter substrate-binding protein, translating into MQAAKKMLLAAGLIASASMAAQAAGTLVYCSEGSPAGFDPGQYTTGTDFDASAETVFNRLVQFQRGGTKVVPGLAEKWDVAADGLSYTFHLRKGVKIQTTDYFKPTRDFNADDVVFTFDRMLNKNNPFRKAYPTEFPYFTDMGMDENITKVEKLDANTVKFTLKSIDAAFLQNLAMSFASIQSAEYADKLLKAGTPQLINQQPVGTGPFIFKRYQKDAQIRFAANKQYWDKADGPKVDNLVFAITTDPSVRFQKLKAGECQITAFPRPTDIAAMKADSKLNVISQAGFNLGYLAYNVKHKPLDKLEVRQALDMAVNKKAIIDAVYQGAGQAATNPMPPTQWSYNKSLKDAPYSVEKAKALLAKAGYPNGFDITLWAMPVQRPYNPNAKLMAEMVQADWAKIGVKAKITTYEWGEYIKRAKAGEHDAMLIGWTGDNGDPDNWLGTQLGCEALNGNNFAKWCYKPFEDLLQKAKRTTNVAERTKLYMKAQEIYKQQLPYTTVAHSTVVQPMSKSVVGFKVSPFGLNSFYGVSLK
- a CDS encoding peptide ABC transporter ATP-binding protein encodes the protein MSTVLQARDLTRYYDVAQGFLKPSAQVKALNGVSFELQAGKTLAVVGESGCGKSTLARQLTLIEPPTSGSLLLDGQDAATAGKAELKAMRTKVQMVFQNPYASLNPRQKIGTQLGEPLDINTSLSASEREERVRAMMTRVGLRPEHYYRYPHMFSGGQRQRIAIARAMMLNPKIVVADEPTSALDVSIQAQVLNLFMDLQEEFNTAYVFISHNLAVVEHVADDLMVMYLGRAVEVGAKGKIYGRPLHPYTQALLSATPSIHPEDRRIKIKIHGELPSPLNPPSGCTFHKRCPFANERCQQEVPELRALDARMVACHHAENINS
- a CDS encoding beta-ketoacyl-ACP synthase III, yielding MKKVVISGSGLFTPPHAVSNEELVIAFNQYVANWNAQHAEEIAAGSVVALAQSSAEFIEKASGIKQRFLMDKDGVLDPARMTPYLPERSNDVLSIQAEMGVAAATAALAQAGRTAADIDMVLVACSNMQRPYPAVSIEIQQALGVQGYAFDMNVACSSATFGIQTAVNAIQSGQARAVLVISPEICSAHLNFRDRDSHFIFGDACTALVLEAAGSATAAEQFEILGTRLATVFSNNIRNNFGFLNRCDEQGIGQVDKLFVQQGRKVFKEVCPMVGEHIVQHLEQLDIAAQQVSRFWLHQANLAMNQLIARRVLGRDASEQEAPVILDRYANTSSAGSIIAFHLCRDGLQAGDVGVISSFGAGYSVGCVVVKKC
- the coaD gene encoding pantetheine-phosphate adenylyltransferase, whose product is MAHTSKGKREVKRAVYAGSFDPVTNGHLWMIREAVELFDELIVAVGVNPEKHCTFSVDERVEMLRAVTRGFSKLRVDVFENQFLVNYAQSIGANYIIRGIRTASDYEYERTMRYINSDLHPDITTIFLLPPREYAEVSSTMVKGLVGPRGWQNMIRQYLPEPVYRKLIAMYQPE